A portion of the Polaribacter cellanae genome contains these proteins:
- a CDS encoding biotin-dependent carboxyltransferase family protein codes for MIRVLKAGFYTSIQDRGRVGFASKGVPVSGVMDSYSADLANRILDNSLANALLEITFGGCKLEFLVETTICISGGDFSAMINNKPIVLNSRIKINKNDVLSFGNINFGARCYLAVKGGFLTETILGSRSFYQNITKQMILKKGDVLPILSFNNNLEASNSVIKVSCSYFKSIEINCYKGPEFELLNNHQKEQLLNTIFTISNDNNRMGCRLNEVIDNNLPSILTSAVLVGTVQLTPSGKLIVLMRDCQVTGGYPRILQLTTAAINRLAQKTTHQNLKFILKSI; via the coding sequence ATGATTAGGGTTTTAAAAGCAGGTTTTTATACGTCAATTCAAGATAGAGGTAGAGTAGGTTTTGCTTCTAAAGGTGTTCCTGTTTCTGGAGTTATGGATAGTTATTCTGCGGATTTAGCAAATCGTATTTTAGATAATTCTTTAGCAAATGCACTTTTAGAAATTACTTTTGGTGGTTGTAAATTAGAGTTTTTAGTTGAAACCACTATTTGTATCTCTGGTGGCGATTTTTCAGCAATGATAAATAACAAACCCATTGTATTAAATTCAAGGATAAAAATTAACAAAAACGATGTGTTGAGTTTTGGAAACATAAATTTCGGAGCAAGATGTTATTTGGCAGTAAAAGGTGGTTTTTTAACAGAGACAATTTTAGGAAGCAGAAGTTTTTATCAAAATATAACAAAACAAATGATCCTTAAAAAAGGAGATGTATTACCAATTTTAAGTTTTAATAATAATTTAGAAGCATCAAACTCAGTTATAAAAGTGTCTTGTTCTTATTTTAAATCAATAGAAATAAATTGTTATAAAGGTCCTGAATTTGAGTTGTTAAACAATCATCAAAAAGAACAATTGTTAAACACCATTTTTACAATCTCGAATGATAATAATAGAATGGGTTGTCGTTTAAATGAAGTAATAGACAATAATCTACCTTCAATTTTAACATCTGCGGTTTTGGTGGGTACTGTGCAATTAACGCCTTCAGGAAAATTAATTGTGCTTATGAGAGATTGCCAAGTTACTGGTGGTTACCCCAGAATTCTACAACTTACCACGGCTGCTATTAATAGATTGGCACAAAAAACAACGCATCAGAATCTAAAATTTATACTTAAAAGTATTTGA
- the pxpB gene encoding 5-oxoprolinase subunit PxpB — protein sequence MHKPPTYKPFGNTAILIEWQAIISEEILNDIILFRDKIQKEKSTLIADFIIGYNSLTLKYTNEISNYSDETQQLQSIYQQDLKRQQTEKFLWEIPVCYDLEFGIDLRELSEKSNINIEKIIKIHSKKIYTVFFIGFLPGFLYLGGLDSRLYFDRKPNPRLKVPKGAVAIGGKQTGVYPQESAGGWNIIGRTPIHFFNIKNENPCFAKAGDQVKFKAISLDEFYQTEKEITENKYLISKKLLND from the coding sequence TTGCATAAACCACCCACATACAAACCTTTTGGAAATACTGCTATTTTAATTGAATGGCAAGCAATTATTAGTGAAGAAATTCTCAATGATATTATCCTTTTTAGAGATAAAATTCAAAAAGAAAAATCTACATTAATTGCCGATTTTATAATTGGTTACAACTCTTTGACTTTGAAATATACCAATGAAATCTCTAATTATTCTGATGAGACGCAACAGTTACAATCCATATATCAACAAGATCTCAAACGACAACAAACAGAAAAATTTCTCTGGGAAATTCCTGTTTGTTACGATTTGGAATTTGGGATTGATTTGAGAGAATTGTCAGAAAAATCAAATATCAATATTGAAAAAATCATTAAAATTCATTCAAAAAAAATATACACCGTTTTTTTTATTGGTTTCTTACCAGGTTTTCTTTATTTAGGAGGTTTAGATTCTCGATTATATTTCGATAGAAAACCCAACCCAAGATTAAAAGTGCCAAAAGGCGCTGTTGCAATTGGTGGAAAACAAACAGGTGTTTACCCACAAGAATCTGCTGGTGGTTGGAATATTATTGGAAGAACTCCTATTCATTTTTTCAACATAAAAAACGAAAACCCGTGTTTTGCAAAGGCTGGCGATCAAGTAAAATTCAAGGCTATTTCTTTAGACGAATTTTATCAAACTGAAAAAGAAATTACAGAAAACAAGTACTTAATCTCTAAAAAGTTGCTGAATGATTAG
- the pxpA gene encoding 5-oxoprolinase subunit PxpA has protein sequence MKIDLNCDVGEGVENEHLLMPHISSCNIACGGHFGTTQTIDKTIRFAIENKVLIGAHPSFPDRENFGRKLMDISHEELQKSIENQLDLLTHRLRFTEEKLHHIKPHGALYNLIAVDEKFAKTFLKSIKKYSKDVFLYVPYNSVIEKLAIRKNINIKYEVFADRNYNNDLTLVSRSYKKALITDEVEVFNHVLSIYKGQVKTISGELKSIKADTFCIHGDNKNAVLILENLSEKLKKVGIRIA, from the coding sequence ATGAAAATCGATTTGAATTGTGATGTTGGAGAAGGAGTAGAAAACGAGCATTTATTAATGCCACATATTTCTTCTTGTAATATCGCTTGTGGAGGTCATTTTGGAACTACACAAACCATTGACAAAACGATTCGATTTGCCATCGAAAATAAGGTATTAATTGGAGCACATCCATCTTTTCCTGATAGAGAAAACTTCGGGAGAAAATTGATGGATATTTCTCATGAAGAATTACAGAAAAGCATCGAAAATCAATTAGATTTATTGACACATAGATTGCGTTTTACGGAGGAGAAACTACACCACATAAAACCTCATGGAGCTTTGTATAATTTAATAGCTGTTGATGAAAAATTTGCGAAAACTTTCTTGAAATCAATTAAAAAATATAGTAAAGATGTCTTTTTATACGTTCCTTATAATTCTGTTATCGAAAAATTAGCGATTAGAAAAAACATTAACATAAAGTATGAAGTTTTTGCGGATAGAAATTACAACAACGATTTGACTTTGGTTTCAAGAAGTTATAAAAAAGCTTTAATTACTGATGAAGTAGAGGTTTTTAATCATGTCTTATCAATCTATAAAGGACAGGTAAAAACAATTTCAGGGGAATTGAAATCTATAAAAGCCGATACTTTTTGTATTCATGGAGATAACAAAAATGCGGTTTTAATATTAGAAAATTTATCAGAAAAACTAAAAAAAGTAGGAATTAGAATTGCATAA
- a CDS encoding Nramp family divalent metal transporter produces MIKNWFKNIGPGTLVAAAFIGPGTVTVCTLAGVNFGFHLLWAMLLSIIATIILQEMAARLGIISQKGLSEVIKEEIKIPFLKHFVTLLILAAIVVGNASYEAGNISGGILGLETIFGKSILNFNNISINLMSFVIGCIAFVLLYIGNYKFLEKALVTLVLLMSISFLITAIVTKPDVVEILKGLFIPRFPEKSLLTIIGLIGTTVVPYNLFLHASLVKERWNKTEDLKLARKDTIVSIILGGFVSMAIIVSAAAIPFSDITNAADLAKGLAPLYGEFAKYFLALGLFAAGITSAITAPLAAAYVAKGCLGWRGGLRSKKFRSVWIIILVLGVVFSSIGIKPIDIIKFAQVANGMLLPIIAGILLWIMNKKSVLGTFINSKIQNIIGFVILAITLFLGAKGILKVFNFI; encoded by the coding sequence ATGATTAAAAATTGGTTTAAAAACATTGGGCCAGGAACATTAGTAGCCGCTGCTTTTATTGGACCAGGAACTGTTACCGTTTGTACATTAGCAGGTGTAAATTTCGGATTCCATTTGTTGTGGGCAATGTTGCTTTCTATAATTGCAACAATTATTTTACAAGAAATGGCAGCAAGATTGGGTATCATTTCTCAAAAAGGTTTGTCTGAAGTAATTAAAGAAGAAATTAAAATTCCGTTTTTAAAACACTTTGTAACCTTGTTAATTTTAGCAGCAATTGTTGTTGGAAATGCTTCTTATGAAGCAGGAAATATTAGTGGAGGAATTTTAGGCTTAGAAACCATTTTTGGGAAATCGATTTTAAATTTTAATAATATTTCTATCAATTTAATGAGCTTTGTAATTGGTTGTATTGCATTTGTGCTTTTATATATTGGAAACTATAAGTTTTTAGAAAAAGCGTTGGTAACATTGGTTTTACTGATGAGTATTTCCTTTTTAATAACTGCAATAGTTACAAAACCAGACGTTGTAGAAATCTTAAAAGGATTGTTTATTCCAAGATTTCCAGAGAAAAGCTTATTAACAATTATTGGTTTAATTGGTACAACTGTGGTGCCTTATAACTTGTTTTTACACGCTTCTTTAGTAAAAGAAAGATGGAACAAAACCGAAGATTTAAAATTGGCAAGAAAAGACACCATTGTTTCTATAATTTTAGGAGGCTTTGTTTCTATGGCGATTATTGTTTCTGCAGCAGCAATTCCTTTTAGTGATATTACCAATGCAGCAGATTTAGCAAAAGGTTTGGCGCCTTTGTATGGCGAATTCGCAAAATATTTTTTGGCTTTAGGTTTATTTGCTGCAGGAATAACATCTGCAATTACAGCACCTTTAGCGGCTGCTTACGTAGCTAAAGGTTGTTTGGGTTGGAGAGGAGGTTTAAGATCTAAAAAATTTAGAAGTGTTTGGATAATCATTCTGGTTTTAGGAGTTGTCTTTTCATCAATCGGAATAAAACCGATAGATATTATAAAATTTGCACAAGTTGCAAACGGAATGTTGCTACCAATAATCGCAGGAATTTTATTGTGGATTATGAATAAAAAATCTGTTTTAGGAACTTTTATAAATTCTAAAATACAGAATATTATTGGTTTTGTAATTTTAGCTATTACCCTATTTTTAGGAGCAAAAGGAATTTTAAAAGTTTTTAATTTTATCTGA
- the pckA gene encoding phosphoenolpyruvate carboxykinase (ATP), with protein MVDTNTKSISLNSLGIKNATIRYQLSSDELHNETLKKNQGVESSLGAIAVNTGEFTGRSPKDRFIVKDKVTKDEVWWSDINLPFDADKFDALYAKVTDYLSGKEIFVRDSYACADKNYKLNIRVINEYPWSNMFAYNMFLRPTTEELKDFSPEWTVINAPGFMADPKIDGTRQHNFAILNFTKKIALIGGTGYTGEIKKGIFSALNFILPVFKNTLPMHCSANVGKDGDTAIFFGLSGTGKTTLSTDPNRSLIGDDEHGWTAENTVFNFEGGCYAKVINLSQEQEPEIFGAIKKGAILENVVMNKDGAIDFTDTSITQNTRVSYPIYHIENIQEPSIGKNPKNIFFLTADAFGVLPPISKLTPNQAAYHFISGYTAKVAGTEAGVTEPTPSFSACFGAPFMPLHPTRYAEMLSNKMKDAGVNVWLINTGWSGGQYGVGRRMPLKYTRAMISAVLNGDLGSYRYEDYHIHSVFGVAQPRRCPGVPTELLSPRATWNDDEAYYKTAFKLSNAFRHNFKQFEEVASEDIRRGGPQRYAF; from the coding sequence ATGGTAGATACAAATACGAAATCGATTTCGTTAAATAGTCTTGGAATCAAAAATGCAACAATTCGTTATCAACTGTCTTCAGACGAATTACACAATGAAACTTTAAAAAAAAATCAAGGAGTAGAATCTTCTTTAGGAGCAATTGCTGTAAACACAGGTGAGTTTACTGGGCGTTCTCCAAAAGATCGTTTTATTGTAAAAGACAAGGTTACAAAAGACGAAGTTTGGTGGAGTGACATAAACCTTCCTTTCGATGCAGATAAATTCGATGCACTTTATGCTAAAGTAACAGATTATTTATCAGGAAAAGAAATCTTTGTAAGAGATTCGTATGCCTGTGCAGATAAAAATTATAAATTAAACATTAGAGTTATAAACGAATATCCATGGAGCAATATGTTTGCTTACAATATGTTTTTACGACCAACAACAGAAGAATTAAAAGATTTTTCTCCAGAATGGACGGTAATTAACGCACCAGGATTTATGGCGGACCCAAAAATAGATGGAACTCGCCAACATAACTTTGCAATTTTAAATTTTACAAAGAAAATAGCTTTAATTGGTGGAACAGGTTACACAGGAGAAATCAAAAAAGGAATTTTTTCTGCCTTAAATTTTATACTTCCAGTATTTAAAAATACCTTGCCAATGCATTGTTCTGCAAATGTTGGTAAAGATGGAGATACAGCAATCTTTTTCGGACTTTCTGGAACAGGAAAAACAACACTTTCTACAGATCCAAACAGAAGTTTAATTGGAGATGATGAGCATGGTTGGACTGCAGAAAACACCGTTTTTAATTTTGAAGGCGGTTGTTACGCAAAAGTAATTAATTTATCGCAAGAACAAGAACCAGAAATTTTTGGAGCCATTAAAAAAGGTGCGATTTTAGAAAATGTAGTGATGAATAAAGATGGAGCAATCGATTTTACAGATACTTCTATCACTCAAAATACAAGAGTTAGTTACCCAATTTATCATATAGAAAATATACAAGAGCCATCTATTGGTAAAAATCCTAAAAATATATTTTTCTTAACTGCAGATGCTTTTGGAGTTTTGCCTCCAATTTCTAAATTAACGCCAAATCAAGCAGCATATCACTTTATATCTGGTTATACAGCAAAAGTTGCAGGAACAGAAGCAGGTGTTACAGAGCCAACACCAAGTTTTTCAGCTTGTTTTGGTGCCCCTTTTATGCCTTTACATCCTACAAGATATGCAGAAATGTTAAGCAATAAGATGAAAGATGCTGGTGTAAATGTTTGGTTGATAAATACAGGTTGGTCTGGAGGTCAATATGGAGTAGGTAGAAGAATGCCTTTAAAATATACAAGAGCAATGATTTCTGCTGTTTTAAATGGCGATTTAGGTAGTTACAGATATGAAGATTATCATATTCATTCTGTATTTGGTGTGGCACAACCAAGAAGATGTCCAGGAGTTCCAACAGAATTGCTAAGTCCAAGAGCCACTTGGAATGATGATGAAGCGTACTATAAAACCGCATTTAAATTATCGAACGCTTTTAGACATAATTTTAAGCAATTCGAAGAAGTTGCCAGCGAAGATATTCGTAGAGGAGGCCCTCAACGTTATGCTTTTTAA
- a CDS encoding DUF423 domain-containing protein, with product MFKNIIFTCFLGMLAIILGAFGAHVLKETLTADQLLSFETAVRYQIYHVIVLLIVNMYAGFSSKQKNTISYLFFAGIFLFSGSIYAIQLTAISAKSIWFVTPLGGLFLIIGWISMIIIFSKKMRNR from the coding sequence ATGTTTAAAAATATTATTTTCACTTGTTTTTTAGGAATGTTAGCGATTATTTTAGGAGCCTTTGGAGCGCACGTTTTAAAAGAAACTTTAACTGCAGATCAATTATTAAGTTTCGAAACCGCAGTTCGTTACCAAATATATCACGTAATTGTGTTGTTAATTGTAAATATGTATGCAGGATTTTCATCAAAACAAAAAAACACGATTAGTTATTTATTTTTCGCAGGCATCTTTCTTTTTTCTGGTTCTATTTATGCAATTCAGTTAACAGCTATTTCTGCAAAGTCCATTTGGTTTGTAACACCTTTAGGAGGTTTGTTTCTAATAATAGGTTGGATTTCTATGATTATTATATTCTCAAAGAAAATGAGAAATAGATAA
- a CDS encoding saccharopine dehydrogenase family protein has product MKNIFIIGAGKSSSSLIKYLLEKSETENLFLTIGDISIENATKLINNHKNATTIVFDVFDKSQREKEIKKADIVVSMLPARFHIEVAKDCVKYSKNMVTASYVSNEMKALDTQVKEKGLVFMNEIGVDPGLDHMSAMKIIDRIRENNAKMLLFESFTGGLVAPESDNNLWNYKFTWNPRNVVLAGQGGAAMFIQEGTYKYIPYHKLFRRTEFLKINGSGNFEAYANRNSLKYRSVYGLEQIPTMYRGTIRKVGFSRAWNIFVQLGMTDDSYTIENSENMSYRDFVNLFLAYSPSDSVELKLRSYLKIDQDDVMWEKLLELDIFNPKKKIGIKNATPAKMLQRILEDSWTLQEHDKDMIVMQHLFGYEIDGEKRQIESSLVVLGENQTYTAMAKTVGLPVAIATLKILKGEIKTPGVQIPISKEVYEPILKELEAHGIKFVERKVPYLGYNPNHVIG; this is encoded by the coding sequence ATGAAAAACATATTTATTATTGGCGCAGGAAAATCGAGTTCATCTTTAATAAAATATCTTTTAGAGAAGTCTGAAACAGAAAATCTTTTTTTAACTATTGGAGATATTTCTATTGAAAATGCAACTAAATTAATTAATAACCATAAAAATGCAACTACGATTGTTTTTGATGTTTTTGATAAAAGCCAACGTGAAAAAGAAATTAAAAAAGCAGATATTGTAGTTTCTATGTTGCCTGCAAGGTTTCATATTGAAGTTGCTAAAGACTGTGTAAAATATAGTAAAAATATGGTAACTGCTTCTTATGTTTCTAACGAAATGAAAGCGCTTGATACTCAAGTAAAAGAAAAAGGATTGGTTTTTATGAATGAAATTGGTGTAGACCCAGGTTTAGATCATATGAGTGCCATGAAAATAATTGATAGAATTCGAGAAAATAACGCAAAAATGTTATTGTTTGAATCTTTTACAGGTGGCTTGGTTGCTCCAGAAAGTGACAATAATTTGTGGAACTATAAATTTACTTGGAATCCGAGAAATGTGGTTTTAGCAGGTCAAGGAGGCGCTGCAATGTTTATTCAAGAAGGTACTTATAAATACATTCCGTATCATAAATTATTTCGAAGAACAGAGTTTTTAAAAATAAACGGAAGTGGAAATTTTGAAGCCTACGCAAATAGAAATTCTCTAAAGTACAGAAGTGTTTATGGTTTGGAACAAATACCAACAATGTATAGAGGAACCATTAGAAAAGTTGGTTTTTCGAGAGCTTGGAATATTTTTGTTCAGTTAGGTATGACAGATGATTCTTATACGATTGAAAATTCTGAAAACATGAGTTACAGAGATTTTGTTAATTTATTTTTAGCTTATTCTCCATCTGATTCTGTGGAATTAAAATTACGCTCCTATTTAAAAATAGATCAAGACGATGTTATGTGGGAAAAATTATTAGAATTGGATATTTTTAATCCGAAGAAAAAAATTGGTATTAAAAATGCAACTCCAGCAAAAATGCTACAAAGAATTCTCGAAGATTCTTGGACTTTACAAGAACATGATAAAGACATGATTGTAATGCAACATCTTTTCGGCTATGAAATTGATGGAGAAAAGCGACAGATTGAAAGCAGTTTAGTTGTTCTTGGAGAAAACCAAACCTATACTGCAATGGCTAAAACTGTTGGTTTACCTGTTGCAATTGCCACTTTAAAGATATTAAAAGGAGAAATTAAAACTCCTGGAGTTCAAATTCCTATTTCTAAAGAAGTGTATGAACCTATTTTGAAGGAATTAGAAGCACATGGAATTAAATTTGTTGAGAGAAAAGTACCTTATTTGGGATATAATCCTAATCACGTGATTGGGTAA
- a CDS encoding tRNA1(Val) (adenine(37)-N6)-methyltransferase translates to MKIGTDGVLLGAWCAVDNYFNTILDVGSGTGVISLILAQRSDAMTIDAVEVDENAYEQTVENFENSDWGDRLYCYNATFQEFAEEISEEEEEEETYDLIITNPPFYNDNFETENEARNKARFTSSLSFEELIIGVAKILSKNGTFATIIPFKEEESFINLAKENNLFLNRVCRVQGNKTSAIKRSLLELSFQQKEIKEEHLIIEIDRHQYTEKYINLVKNFYLKM, encoded by the coding sequence ATGAAAATTGGCACAGATGGCGTTTTATTGGGTGCTTGGTGTGCTGTTGATAATTATTTTAATACCATTTTAGACGTTGGTTCTGGAACAGGAGTAATCTCTTTAATACTTGCACAACGTTCGGATGCTATGACGATTGATGCTGTTGAGGTTGATGAAAATGCATACGAACAAACTGTAGAGAATTTCGAAAATTCAGACTGGGGAGATCGTTTGTATTGTTACAATGCCACTTTTCAAGAATTTGCTGAAGAAATTTCCGAAGAAGAAGAAGAAGAAGAAACCTACGATTTAATTATTACGAATCCACCTTTTTATAATGATAATTTTGAAACAGAAAACGAGGCAAGAAACAAAGCACGTTTTACATCGTCTTTATCTTTTGAAGAGTTAATAATTGGAGTTGCTAAAATTTTATCTAAAAACGGAACATTTGCAACCATTATTCCTTTTAAAGAAGAAGAAAGTTTTATCAATTTAGCCAAAGAAAATAATTTATTTTTAAATAGAGTTTGTCGAGTTCAAGGAAATAAAACATCAGCAATTAAAAGAAGTTTGTTAGAGCTTTCTTTTCAGCAAAAAGAAATCAAAGAAGAACATTTAATTATTGAAATTGATAGACATCAATATACAGAAAAATATATTAATTTGGTGAAGAATTTTTATTTGAAAATGTAA
- the cas2 gene encoding CRISPR-associated endonuclease Cas2 produces MSENRYSAYRIMWVLVFFDLPTETKKERKAAGLFRKKLIADGFTMFQFSIYLRHCPSRENSKVHTRRVKRSLPKHGKVCILEITDKQFGNMELFHGIKEVDLPQPTQQLQLF; encoded by the coding sequence ATGTCAGAAAATAGATATAGCGCTTATAGAATTATGTGGGTATTAGTTTTCTTTGATTTACCAACAGAAACCAAAAAAGAACGAAAAGCTGCTGGTTTATTTCGTAAAAAACTAATTGCAGACGGTTTTACGATGTTTCAATTTTCTATCTATTTAAGACATTGCCCAAGTAGAGAAAACTCTAAAGTACATACAAGGCGTGTAAAAAGAAGTTTACCCAAACATGGTAAAGTTTGTATTTTGGAAATTACAGACAAACAATTTGGAAATATGGAACTTTTTCATGGAATAAAAGAGGTGGACTTGCCACAGCCAACACAACAGTTGCAATTATTTTAG
- the cas1 gene encoding type II CRISPR-associated endonuclease Cas1: protein MIKRTIYIGNPSYLKLKQKQLVVQEPESKEIVGTVPIEDIALLLLDHYQITISNQLLIKLQGNNVAVVSCDEHHLPFGMMLPIYGHSEYSERIKHQLSASEPLKKQLWKQTVEQKIANQEALLNLNNKLSEPLAEYKLTVKSGDTTNREGMAAQHYWKHLFDNFSRERFGSAPNNLLNFGYAVLRSIVARALVSSGMLPVLGLFHKNKYNAYCLADDIMEPYRPFVDKLVFNYVNNSYRDNFELTKQTKAHILTIATQDVFIDGVERPLFVAVTTTTASLYKCFTGELRQIKYPELD, encoded by the coding sequence ATGATTAAAAGAACCATTTACATAGGCAATCCATCTTACTTAAAACTAAAACAAAAACAATTAGTAGTTCAAGAACCAGAAAGTAAAGAAATAGTAGGAACTGTACCCATAGAAGATATTGCTTTGTTACTATTAGATCATTACCAAATAACAATTAGCAATCAACTTTTAATAAAATTACAAGGAAATAATGTAGCTGTAGTAAGTTGCGATGAACATCATTTACCATTCGGAATGATGTTGCCTATTTATGGACACTCAGAATATTCAGAAAGAATAAAACACCAATTATCTGCCTCAGAACCCTTAAAAAAGCAATTATGGAAACAAACGGTTGAGCAAAAAATAGCAAATCAAGAAGCATTATTAAATTTAAATAATAAGCTTTCTGAACCTTTAGCTGAATATAAATTGACGGTAAAAAGTGGAGACACCACCAATAGAGAAGGAATGGCAGCACAACATTATTGGAAACATTTGTTTGATAATTTTTCGAGAGAGCGTTTTGGGTCAGCGCCGAACAATTTATTAAATTTTGGGTATGCCGTTTTAAGAAGTATTGTGGCAAGAGCTTTGGTAAGTAGTGGAATGTTGCCAGTTTTGGGGCTTTTTCATAAAAATAAATACAATGCCTATTGTTTGGCAGACGATATTATGGAACCTTACAGACCCTTTGTAGATAAATTGGTTTTTAATTATGTGAATAATAGTTATCGAGATAATTTTGAATTAACAAAACAAACAAAAGCACATATTTTAACAATTGCAACACAAGATGTTTTTATAGATGGAGTTGAAAGACCTTTATTTGTTGCAGTTACAACAACAACAGCAAGTTTGTATAAATGTTTTACAGGAGAATTAAGGCAAATTAAATATCCAGAATTGGATTAA